taaataaagtTGTGAAAGGGAAACAGAGAGCGTGACACAGAGAGAGGAGATGGcaggaggtggaggtggaggtggaggtggaggtggaggtggagcCGCACCACCGCCAAAACAGGAAGAGTTGCAACCACATCCAGTGAAGGATCAACTCCCTAGCATTTCTTACTGCATTACTAGTCCTCCTCCTTGGCGTAAGTTcctattcatttatttattttagtagtTCATCCTTCAGTTATTTGTCTGATAGGGCCAAACTATGTTGTTTGTCTGGTTTAATCATTAAGCATAGTATAAGGAAAGTGGTTTGATCTTGATGATCATGATTCATGAGCCAATATGCTGTAGTTGTTTATACATAAATCCTCTGCTTCTTCAACACGAATTTGTGCCGTAGACTAAATTGTAACATCATGTTCTCACTTTGCTTTGTTTAATTTATTCCCTGTTTGCGAGAAcacgtttttatttgaatcccATATTTTCAtacataattctttttttttttttctcatctttTTATGGCGTTGTTTTCTGATTGTTTCTgattttttcttatttgtaTGGAAGTCATTTACTTCTACCATTTGATCATGTGGAATTCCCATTTTTATTTGGCTTGTCTTTCCATTTATGGCAGTGTTTCGAATGGAACGCACTTAGAAGTATATTTATTTTGTGAAATAATATGCATTTGTGTCTtgatttgatgagtttttattttgGGGTTTATTTCTAAAATGCAGCTGAGGCAATTCTACTTGGTTTCCAGCACTACTTGGTGATGCTTGGGACAACAGTGGTTATACCCACTACTCTAGTTCCCCAGATGGGGGGAGGAAATGTAAGCTTAATAGCCAGATTCTTCCCTGTGTTGCTCCTTATTTCACTTACACATGCTTTTGCTCATTGATATGAAATCTTTTAGGAAGAAAAAGCCAAAATGATTCAAACCTTGCTCTTTGTTGCTGGGCTGAATACATTGTTCCAAACGATGTTTGGTACTCGCCTACCTGCAGTAATCGGAGGCTCTTATACCTATTTGCCAACCACCATTTCGATTGTTTTGGCTGGTCAATACAGTGATATTTTGAGTCCGCAGGAGGTTGTTCACAGGAACCTTTGTCATTTATGAGATCAAGAATGATATGATACTGATTCGGCTTGTTTAAAATGGTCAcacagaaatttgagaagataATGCGTGGAATTCAAGGTTCTCTTATTGTTGCCTCAACCCTACAGATTGTTGTTGGCTTCAGTGGCCTTTGGCGTAATGTTGCAAGGTTCATTATATATCGTCGAATTATTATCTCAGAGAGTTGTTTGTGACAGTACACTCTTTTAATTCCAATGCTTGAATTTTGTTTCAAGATATCTATTGAATATATAGGTAGCTTTTTGTCATGATTTGCAGCTCTTTTGTGCTGATCAATCCTTGAATTTGTTTCATGGACTTGACTGCCTGCCTGATTTCCATCACTTCTCTTTTCTTCAAATGTGAATTACAAATTCTCCTTTCATGTCATGAAAACTGAATTTGCCATTATCAGATATTGGTTGGAAATTTCAGTCATGGTTTTGTAATATTGAAGAATCTGCTTATAATGCTAACCAATTTATGCTTCTCTATTACGCCAGGTTCTTAAGTCCATTATCTGCTGTTCCTTTGGTTGCTCTATCTGGTTTCGGGCTCTATGAATTTGGTTTTCCTCTGGTACACAGGCTTCCcttctttaattttttgttttttttctaattatttgcAGATGAAATTTTATCGCTTAACACCCCTTCCCCCCCAAATCTACAGTATTCATTATTGACCTGGGCTTTTGTATTTCTAGCTTACAAAATGTGTGGAGATTGGACTGCCACAGATCATCCTTCTACTTGTTTTCTCACAGGTATAATGAGATATTGTTATTGCATATTTATCCATTCTTTCACTTTCATTGGGGCATTGCAGATAATGTCAACATTGGTCTATCTTAGATGAAAGTTCTGTAAAAATAGAAGTAACCTTGTTGAGTTGTTGCAGTATCTACCTCATTTGACACGAGGAGAGCGAACAGTATTTGATCGCTTTGCTGTAATATTCTCAGTGGTTATCGTGTGGGTTTATGCTCACCTCCTAACTGTTGGTGGAGCATATAAAAATTCAGGACCAAAAACTCAAATAAGCTGCCGAACCGATCGTGCAGGGATTATAGGTGCTGCCCCATGGTAAGCTTCTTGATTTCCTTCTATTGACACTTAGATGTGATGAGATCTTGACACTCTATATTTATGAAACTATGGATTCCATTTTGGCTTCTTACTTATTCTCGTTTGTTTTAACACTTCTTATATAGGATACGAGTTCCATATCCTTTCCAATGGGGAGCTCCCACTTTCGATGCTGGAGAGGCCTTCGCAATGATGGCTGCTTCATTTGTTTCTCTTGTAGAGGTTTGATTGCAATCATGCTTATAACATTTTGATGTATTAATGAACTTGAAGTGATTGCAATTTCATTTTGTTGGAATATCTTTTATAACATGACCTTATAGATACGTCGATATATTTTATTCATAGTCCGCTGAAACTTGCTTACTCTTTCTATACTTAACAGTCCAGTGGTGCTTTCATTGCCGTGTCAAGATATGCAAGTGCCACTCCATTGCCACCTTCTATACTTAGTCGTGGTGTCGGTTGGCAGGTACAAGTTTTGTCATTGCTTATGTTTCTCCGTGGTTTTGGCACCTTTCTGCTCAAAGACAAGCtggataaaataattatcaaattcAATTGCTACAGAAACTATCAACATTTTGTTTACCTTTCTGTTGCCTGCATCTATAAAGTAACAGAGTTGAAAAGAGGATCTTGTTGATCTTTTGATGGCTAAAGTTGTACAATTTCTTGCATTGCAATTTTGATCGATTATTTGAccaaaaaatttcttttatccTCATCTCAGGGAGTTGGAATTCTCTTCTCTGGGATATTTGGAACTGGCAGTGGATCATCAGTGTCTGTGTAAGATGCTTTCTGTAATAATATCTTCTTTTCCTTACACATAACTACTTGTTCTTCTCCAACcaaattctttatttattttattcttcaattcGGCATGAAACCTTTATTGGCTTAATTGCAGGGAAAATGCTGGTTTATTAGCACTGACGCGTGTTGGCAGCCGAAGGGTTGTCCAGATATCAGCAGCGTTTATGATTTTCTTTTCCATTCTTGGTTAGTAAACTAACTGATTCTCTCTGCCATTAATTCTCTATTAAATGTACACATGGTTCTCACTTCTCATGCTTGGTTATCCAGGGAAATTTGGTGCTGTCTTTGCTTCAATTCCAGCTCCAATAGTTGCAGCTCTATATTGCCTTTTCTTTGCATATGTTGGTACGTCCACTCAAATTTTACAATCATTTATTGTCATAATTCAGCTCAATTTATGCTCTTTCATGGCACATGAGCAGGTTCAGGAGGTCTTAGTTTCCTTCAGTTCTGCAACTTAAACAGCTTCAGGACAAAATTTATACTTGGATTCTCTGTCTTCATGGGTTTATCAATACCACAATACTTCAACGAGTACACAGCTATTAATGGGTATGGCCCAGTCCACACTGGAGCAAGATGGGTAACCAACTATGCCTTACCTTTATTACTATCAGATTTCCTGGTTTTTGTTCCTAGACGACTCATGTTTTCGTATGCTATGGCAGTTCAACGACATGATAAATGTGCCGTTTTCATCAGAAGCTTTTGTCGCTGGCGTATTGGCATTCTTCTTGGACACCACATTGCATGGGAAAGATAATGCAACGAAGAAAGACAGAGGTATGCATTGGTGGGACAAGTTTCGGTCTTACAAAACAGACACAAGAAGTGAAGAGTTTTATTCCCTCCCTTTCAATCTCAACAAGTTCTTCCCATCCGTGTGATGTTACAACATGTAATTGTGGAGTTGCTTGCATGGAATTTACCCCCAAAATGTCTTACTGCTGGCACCTTTGTACTGCTTTTTTGCCCGCTGTTCTTCAACTCTTACACTAAATGAATAATTGATGATAATTATAGAAGATTGCGTTTTGACTTTTGTTGTTTTGGATTCTGGTCTgatttttattaagattttaattcttgaaataattttatgcaatttcaataaaaaaataataattatttaagttttaaaattatttttttaaatattagttaTATAATATCTTCACTCACACATGCAGATAAAACTAattcataattataatatataatataaaaaaataaaataaaataagttggTTTTAGGACTATGCTTATTGAACAATTCAATTCTGTTTAGGATCTAAAAACTGTCCACGCCCTTGTGCGCATTAGGCCACTAGGCTTCCGGTTGTTGCCAGATTATTTGGGGCCAAATCTAGCCGGCCGGCTTAATTTGCTTTTTATCATAACTGTTCCTTTGTTCCCACCTTATgtagatattaaaatattttatattattaataatataaagttattttataggacaatataaaattatcttataaaataatatatattttttataaattcattttatttatcataaaaataaaattttttcttatatttagattttaaattttaaattattaattaatacataATAGATCATAATATCTTACTTAATATATGTACAcataaaacaatatatatatattctctttgttttgtaataaaatatatatattcttaatatattttttatattatatatatatatatatattcttaatatatatatattctctttcttttgtaataaaataatatgtacacataaaacaaagaaaaattttaCTCATTCAATTTGCTATAAactcaaaatataatttttatataaaaaaaattcacataaatgtgttaattttataataaatcgaATTTAAGACAAATGTGACGTTTAAAGCCATTGTGTATGCAAGAAGACAAATTAGAATTGTCCAAATGTTGTAATAAGGGTTTAAAGAAGTACATAAAATTGTATGGAAGCTTTTTCCAATCCAATCCATTTGCTTCAATTTCTCCACCAAAAAACTGGTTTCCACTAAAATTTGTTTTCTTTCGGCCTCTCCGCTACCCATTACCCAACAAAAGCCAACACAGAAGGGACCACTTTGTCAACTTCCAACTGGAGCTTCTGCATTTCTTTGATTTAATTTGGTTGGTTCCATTTGTATAAATTTGATAGTTTGATCggtttttaggttttttttattttagctcacgataaataaataaataaaaattctttcacactaaattaataaaatataaatatattataaatttaatttatttattaattaaatatatataacaatttttctACTTTATAATCTTACTTTCTAAAATATTGCAGTTAAAAAACAAATTAACAATGCTATGTAGCTTCCActcttaattaattgattttaattcaatttcaaatatGAGTGAAACGGTGAGTTTTTGAGAATGTATatatgttaataattttttaatggcACTAGAGATAGACCTAGCAATGGATCAATTACGATTTGGTTTTTGGGTCAAAATCGTTGGTTCAGTTCACTTCACAATTGAGATGAAAATTCTATTTGAAAATGAAGTCCAGTAAAAAGTGATTTCAGTTCAAAAGTTTTCGGTTTGAAGCCATTTTGATGCTTTCAATTTCAACTTGTCCcaacttgaaaattttaaaatttcaacgattttaatattttcctgTTTCTCGAATGGGACTGGCTGGCTTTCTAAGGAAATCAAATCAATCCTCCTCACCCCATAGCTAAAAGATCGattttatacattttttttttttttgatttttggGTTATTAAGTTAAAAAGTAGGACAGACTTGTGAAGATGCTGCATTAtctaatttaatgataaaagagAATATACCAATGCTTCGTCATCACACTTGTAACATTAATTTTGAAGCTTCTTCTTCAAGAATCCATGTCATTGCAATAAcctcaattaatttattttttttaaaaaaagttgagCTAGCTTACCCacttatttcatttaaaattttcaaagctTTTGTTTATGTCTATCCACATATGACAGAGATTTTTTGATCTTTATCGTATTGATTCTAATGTTTAATATTGTTACTCTTTATATTCTTAAATAGTAGATATGGGACACGTAGATGGTGTTGTGTGTTCCATGTCAAATTTGATCCAAAATCCCTGCTTAGTGCTTCTACCAAAGCTTCCattacatgaaaaaaaaaaaaaaaaaacccactcTTTTTGCTTTCTAATGTAGTGTCATCAAAAGTTGGCACCACTTCTACCATACATGTTCTGAAAGAGAGCATCATGTTTTGTATAATCTTCGTTTCTGGCATTAGTCTTGTAAACTTAATCGTCCAAACAATGCCACCACGCACCGCACCGAACTTTcaatatatattctttttttatttatttatttattaaatttaattaaattaatatttaaaaatttattatcgtTAAATTGATTAGCCTTCTATCTTTTAAACGTATAGAAAGTAAGTGAGATTTCATATTTGAGTCTCTCCATatacttattttaaatatttatttgtataataaaaataaaaaggactACCTTTCGTGCCTACctcatttgaataaaaaataattttagtattaataaataaatgtaaattttaatataaattttagaggATCATcggttaatttaattaattgggTGTATGCGTATTAAATCCGTCAATCCTTTAATTTTATACACATAGTATATGATGAGATGAGATCCAACAGAAAGTACAGTTTTGGTTTATGTAACTTTAATCTGAATGGTTTacgcctttttttttttattatttgttcaCTAATTATATATAACAATCAGCCAATTACAGTGTCATTTGTCACTATCATATAGATTCACCCTGCTATTGTGATGTATACGGAGCCTGATCCCTGACCAGCTGTACTTCATGTATGTTCATTTATTAAAAGACCCGGTAAGATAACAGATTCACTTTACTCCCATCATCTACCAGGACTTTGTGGACCCGGAAGTTGTGAATGACTGTCTCAATGACTAGGGCATCATCATGAGACATTTGGATTCCATGGGCGTCTTCTGGAGAGAAAGAGATGGTCACAGGGGAGTGTTCCACTATCTGCATGATTTCGGCACTGCTTCCTTCTCCATTACTGCTCATTCGTCCTCCAGATCCTCCCACGATCATATTGATCGTCTCACTAGATCTATCATTCACAAGTCCTCCTATTTGCTTGCGATGCCTCTCTGCCATTGCATTTTGCTTAGGTCTCTGCCCTTCCTGTTTCTTCACAAAGCTCCTGAGATGCCCTTTTTAATGAGCCTTTTTATCTCATTTATCAGCTGGTGGCAGTCGTTGGTGGCAGTCGTTGGTGTCATGACCATGAGTCCGGTGGTATTGGCAGTACTTGTCTGGATCTCTTTGGCTGGCCTCGGCTTTCATAGGCTTAGACCATTGTATGAAGTCTTTATCATGTACAACCACAAGCACCTCTACATTGACACATTCAGGGAAGTAATTACCTCAAGAATCCAAGGCTGGTATGGCCTCTGCTCTTTCCTCTCCCATTGGTGCTTGTCCAATGCTTCGAGCTCCCAATTCTGTCTTCTCTTCTGCCTTTCAGGTCATCTATCCTCTATTGCTTTCCCCTATCTCCCATTTCCTTGGCAAACCTACTAGTGGTTAGGgtgtcatcctgccttatatatttCTCAGTCCTTTTCATCAGTTCGATCAAGGTAGTGGGTGACTTTCTATATAATGAGCCAAAAGCCTCTTAGGATGTGGTTCCTTTCTGCATGGTCTCTACCACTCTGGCCTCATCGAGCTCAGGGATCTACAGGACCTCAGAATTGAATCTAGCTACGTACTCCCTTAGAGACTCATTCCTCCTTTGTCTGACTGTCTTCAAGTAGCTCATTTTTCTTTCCACCAGTACTCCTGCAATGAACTTGCTAATGAATACACTTGCTAGTTCCATGAAGCTCTTAATACCCCCTACTTCCAAGCTGTTAAACCATGGCTGGGCTGGTCCAGTGAGGGTGGTAGGAAAGACCTAGTCTGGAGCTCTATAAACGTTTTGTAGTTCAGGACATGTTCTCGAGGGTTCCTCGTGCCATCGTATGCAGCCATCGAcagcatcataaacttcttaggaatAATCTCCTATTGTACTCATCTCGTAAATGGGGATGAAGTAGGTATCAGGGGGTTGTTGTTGTCCCGTGCCCTAGTTCTGCCAATAGCTGCTCTCTCAGCCTCTCCAGCTTTTGTCTACGTCCGCTTCTTCCCTTCTCGGCCGTTTCTCCAGGCAGTAGCCCCCTTCCAGCTCCTCACATCTCGATTCTCGTATCGGCTTGGAGGAA
The sequence above is a segment of the Manihot esculenta cultivar AM560-2 chromosome 5, M.esculenta_v8, whole genome shotgun sequence genome. Coding sequences within it:
- the LOC110614605 gene encoding nucleobase-ascorbate transporter 7, whose protein sequence is MAGGGGGGGGGGGGGAAPPPKQEELQPHPVKDQLPSISYCITSPPPWPEAILLGFQHYLVMLGTTVVIPTTLVPQMGGGNEEKAKMIQTLLFVAGLNTLFQTMFGTRLPAVIGGSYTYLPTTISIVLAGQYSDILSPQEKFEKIMRGIQGSLIVASTLQIVVGFSGLWRNVARFLSPLSAVPLVALSGFGLYEFGFPLLTKCVEIGLPQIILLLVFSQYLPHLTRGERTVFDRFAVIFSVVIVWVYAHLLTVGGAYKNSGPKTQISCRTDRAGIIGAAPWIRVPYPFQWGAPTFDAGEAFAMMAASFVSLVESSGAFIAVSRYASATPLPPSILSRGVGWQGVGILFSGIFGTGSGSSVSVENAGLLALTRVGSRRVVQISAAFMIFFSILGKFGAVFASIPAPIVAALYCLFFAYVGSGGLSFLQFCNLNSFRTKFILGFSVFMGLSIPQYFNEYTAINGYGPVHTGARWFNDMINVPFSSEAFVAGVLAFFLDTTLHGKDNATKKDRGMHWWDKFRSYKTDTRSEEFYSLPFNLNKFFPSV